Genomic window (Musa acuminata AAA Group cultivar baxijiao chromosome BXJ1-9, Cavendish_Baxijiao_AAA, whole genome shotgun sequence):
CAGAAAAATTTTGTCAAGTGTGTAGCTGCTTAAGTGTATGTGAGAATAAAAGATTCAGTGCTGACACCAGCACAACCCTGTCCAGAACATGCTAATAGAGATGCTGTATAAACTATACTATAGTTTTTTGTTAAAGGATAGAATAAGGAACTGAAAGAACAGGAGTTAGGTTAACAAGAGGAGATAGTTTCAAATGTCAGTTTGATACTAAAAGTTCAAGAGCAGGGGTATTTAAGACTGTAgccagattaaaaaataaaaagaaactaaTTGACTGACATTTCATATGAGCTCAAAAAAAATGATAGAACATTAAGCCCAAGTTCATAAATTCATCTGaaaagatgaaaaagaaaagCAGTCAATGGAAAGAAAAGACTGGACTAGAAGCTACAGAAAACTTGTACCAGAAAGTAGAAACCAACAGGAAGAAAATAACATCATCCGTTCCCTCTCCAACAGTAGGTTAAGTTTTAAATGGTATATAATGCTACTGTTCCACACTGGATAAGAGAAATGTTACTCATAGTTATCCTTTCTAGAAAAAATATTATGCTATTCAATAAGCTCATGTAAATAGAAATGATCATTCCCATCCCTTGGTTTTTCATGTGGAGCTCGCCATATTCTGGCAACTAAAGACAACCAAACTACAATATATAACATAGATAACTTGCACTACTCAATTCAATGACTGGAACTGGTATATCTATGCAACCATGATAGCTGCAAACACTGAAAAATTTAGTATTTTACCATCATCAGCAGAACAATTGCACAAGGGGGCACCAATCATGTGCTTAACACAATACAGATCAAGCATAAGATAACGACAGCACCAGGTTTCATATTCAAAATACAAACTCAAGaacaaaaaagtaaaaaagaaatacTACCAGAGTTTCGCATATTTAACATAACCAACCTTGTCAAAGTCGTCACCACCAAGATGTGTGTCTCCTGATGTTGAGAGTACTTCAAAGACGCCATCTCCAACCTCAAGAACTGCAGTATATTAACATAGAGGCTATTACAGAAAGTTAAAAGGAACTACTTTTCTCAATAAAGAAAGGAAATAACTTTAACCCATGAACTTCAAGATTGGAAGGAGTAAATCTAAATGATTTATGCTTGGCAGAAGCAACAATGACACAGAgttatggaagcggtgtttgggaGAATAGTAAGCCCCAGTACCTGAAACATCAAAGGTGCCACCTCCCAGATCAAATACGAGAATAGTTTCATTACTCTTCTTTTCAAAACCATATGCCAATGATGCAGCTGTCGGCTCATTGATGATACGAAGAACTTCTAAGCCAGCGATACGACCGGCATCCTTTGTAGCTGTCCTTTGGGAATCATTGAAGTATGCAGGAACTGTAACCACTGCTTTTGTAACCTTGTCATTCAAAAACTTAGATGCATCATCCACAAGCTTTCTCAAAACCTGAAAAAACAAAGACATTCAGCAATCATGGAGAAAATAGAGAATGCACCCCATTCTTAGCCTCAAAACACAGGAAGGCTATAAAATCACTAAATTAACTTCAAATACCTGCAGCCATGGTAAAGTTCACTCATAATCTCCAACTATTTGACAGATACCAAAACTCAATATCATAACAGTctaacaaaaaattttaattatgtaaaTCAACAGTAaactattaaaaattttgagcctGGGATTTTAACATCATAATGAGGAAAACATACACCATTTAGATTAATCTCCAATTGTAATAGAAAACCACAAACAAAAAGAAAGTAACAACCACTATAAAGTGTACTCTACATGTATCTTCAAAGAGCAAGTTCATTGTGTGGATTCCATAAAAGAAACTAGCAAACAGATGCACAAAACACAACGGCAAAGAAAAAACAACATCAAGAGCACAAAACATGATGCTTCAAAGAGTTTGCCAAACTCAAAACACTATTTGATCAGGTTAGTACATTCGTTCCAAGCTTCTGCCGTAGGAACTTAAAGAGAAAGAACATGCAAGAAGAAAAGCTGCCAAACTATAATCTCTCAGAAGCTGACATTTTCCATAAAAGGAAAGAACCAAGGAAAGAAGAAATAATTATCCAAGACTAAGGCATTAACATATGGTCTCTCCAACAAACTCCAAACATGGAACAAGAAGCATACTGGTCAAAATTACTGAGAATAGCTCATTAAGCTCGTAAGTATTTACTGTTCTACAAGATAGTGGCATAAAGCGAATTAAACGGTTGGGTAAAACTTCAAGATAGAACTCAAAATTCATCACCTGAGCCGAGATCTCTTCAGCAGCAAACTGCTTCCCGATGGCAGGGCAATCAAGTTTGACATTCCCGTTTTCATCCCTCAGCACCCGATACGAGACTTGCTTTGACTCCTCATCCACCTCCGACATCTTCCGCCCGATGAACCGCTTGACAGAGAAGAAAGTATTCTCCGGATTCACCACTGCCTGGCGCTTGGCAATCTGCCCGACCAGCCGGTCACCGTTCTTCGTGTAGGCAACCACCGACGGCGTCGTCCGCTGGCCCTCGGCGTTGGTCACGATGGTCGGCTTCCCGCCCTCCATGGCCGCGACCGCCGAGTTAGTGGTCCCGAGATCGATCCCCACCACCTTCTCGCACACCACCCGGAGCGGCCCATAGCCGGACCGCTGGTTCCGCCTCCTCGCGCTGAGGCGAGCTCCGCTGGCGCTGCCAGGTCGGCGGACGCCGAAGAAGAGGGAACTGGATGCGGCGACGCGGGAAGACGGCAATTTCGAGGAAGGAAAGAAGGGGACGGAGCCGAGGGCGTGGATTTGAGCCGCCGAGGTCGCCATCGACGGTGGAATACAACCTTCAATCGATGGGGGCTACCGTAGAGCCCAAGTGTAAGCTCCAACCCTAATCGGAAGCCAAATGAGGGGGAGAGAGAGCAGCTTTAATAGACGACTTCGCTGGTGGACGTCGGAAGAGATAAGGGCAGGGCAGGGTTTTCTGATGAACGGTAAGGGGAAGAGGAGCGTCCTAATCCAACGGCTCCCGTGAACCCCACACCAGGCGAACGGAGCGCCGTGACGGCCGTCTACTCGCGTCTTCCCAGTGGTTTAATGGAGGAAGGACAGACGCGTGGCTGCTTCCCGACCGATCTCGACGACTCTTAACCTGATGATGCAAGGGGACAAACCATAGAAGCCAATCTTAAATAGGGACAATTAGGATCCAAAATACGCTCGTTGAACTGTTTGATAGCATCATGAGAACGTCTATTATAGATATTATGATTACCCAGTTGAATCAGACTTGAAGAATTGCTTCACCATTAATGACATCAACAACTTATAAACCATCTCCAATTTCTTCCCACTTATAGACTAACTCGAACTcaatttgttgatgacaatgttcGACAATAAGATTGTCACGCTAATAAAATAGCACAAACAATCAATGGAGGGATATTGCATCAAGCCAAGTGCTATGGAGAAGATGAAGATGATTGAAATATAAAGCATTCAATCTAAAAAAACTCTCTGTGAAAGAGCCTTAAGCATGATatgatcatatcaaacatacgagAAGAGAGGAACATCAATTATAATGCTTTGAAATAACTGAGTTCTTTAAAATCTTATTTCCAGGCAGTATTTCAAAAGTTAGCATTCAACAAAACGAAAAAAAAGGGAAACAACTGATAAAAAGGAAAGTTTGCATAGTTGTCCAAAATCTAACATGCCAGTGAACATAGCAATCCAAATAAAGGTTAGAGGTTCTTCAAGACGGAAAAACTCATCCCATGTTTACATAACCATCCCGCCATCAATGGTAAAGACCTGCGTTGTATCAGAGTAAATATTCTCAGACAAGAAAATTGCAAAAATAATAATGGCTAAAAGCAGATCAGTGATGAAAGccaataaaataaaacaaaataaggtCGCAAATATTTTTGTTAACTATCATAACTGTCAAAAGCATAAACCAAATCATCTCTGGAGAATCATACAACAGGCATCTGTTCATTAACTAAAATGGCATTTACCTGCCCGGTAATGTAACTCGATGCAGAATTAAGGGCCAAGAACTCCACTAAGCCAGCAACTTCTTCTGGTTGGCCATACCTCGCTGAAAAGTCATTTTAAATAATAACGTTCTTCTTATATACATAAATTATGACTTTCTGCAAAGTTTCTAGAGAAAAATGGAAGCAGTTTATAATCTAATCATAAGTAGCTCAGCCCAGAACAACCCAAGACCTCTAGGTTTACAGAGGTAGCCTGAAGCGTCAAACTGAAAGGGAAAATGGGAAGGCTAAAATGATTATCTTTGTAGTCTTGCCAAGTCAGGTAAATTTCTTCCAAGTGGAGAGTTACAAGAAGAAATACATGTCCACAGACAATAGTGAAGTTTACAGCTGTTGACAATCACTATAGAAGATCTGCTCAGTATGTTATTCCAAGAAGTTATATTTCCAATCTTACCTAATGGAATGGTCTGCAATATTTTCTTTTCGATGTCTTCTCCTAGTTTAGCAGTCATATCAGATGCAATGAACCCAGGAGCGACAGCATTAACCTAGGAAGTATCACCAAACAGTCATATAAAAGGAATTCACAAAATTAAATTGCAAGGTTTACATAAGAGAATAAACTGACATTGATATTTCTGCTTGCATATTCTTTTGCAACAGTTTTAGTAAAACCAATCACCCCTGCCTTTGCAGCACTATAATTAGCTTGGCCAATGTTCCCCACTAGTCCAACAACAGATGCTATGTTGATGATCCTTCCCTGTCAGAAGCATATTGAACAAAAATTGCATCGAGTTTGAAGAATGATTTGGACAAAAAACAAAGGCATAAATCTGCTGGAGCAAATTGATTAACTGAATACGACAATCTGAGAACTTCATATATCGATGAGTCATTTTCCCGGACTGACTATATCTACTATCATGGAGATATAGACATATAGTATTTGGTAATAAAGCACAAATGATCAAAATTACTGGCCTcacaaactaattgatagtatctGCTTGCATAACAGGTGACTGGGAAAACTTCAGGTTGCAAAGACTGTTATGAATCTTGTTTCCAGAAATAATTCCTAGATATGTGGAATAATTTGGGCACTCGCTCTCAAGGTCCAGACTAATTCAAGAATACAATACCTATCCGGAGTAGTCTCTAAAAGAAGAAAGTAGTAGAAACAAAAGATTTTAAGTaattattaagaaaataaaagTCAGGGAATCCATAGCCAGGAAAGATGTGAAAAGTGCGTTTAAGAGCCGACAAGATGAAATCAGCTTAGTTCAAAATTCGGTGGTTAGACTAAAACTTTTTACTTGAATATATTAAGTAGAGAGTATAGAAATAAAGTAATGGGAAAACTTAAGTAAACCATGAAAGCTTGTTAAAATTCCCTTTGCTAATAACTAGCCCTAAACCATAATTTCTTGATAAGATTCAGTCAATCAAATTTGATGTGTACTTGAATTGACAACTGCATCCTAATTCAAGTTATCCCCTCTCTAATAGCAAACTATGATATAAGACCTTATGCAGCTCTAATATACCCATTATCACGAATATTTTCATGTGATCACATGAACATGATCTTAGTTACTTTACTGCAATGACGACAACTGGACAAACACTAGTTGTCCTTCTTTTCTTgctatcatattttaatttataatagAGAAACAAAAGACGGCAAACAAGTCAAAAAAAGGTTTTCCGATGGTGCTACACAGTATTTCATATTGATAAAATAACATGAATTTGTCAATTATTCAatgaagaaaaatcacctaaaaaTCTATAATTCCATGAATTTCAAAagaatattgatttcttgatactGACTTCAAACATATCCCTGCCTCTCAACCCTGCCCCACCATTATGAATAACCATGACAAAGTTATGGTTATGAACACATGATCTATAACATATAACAATTAGAACATCGAAATTTTCAAGCATCTCAAACAAATTAGGCAGTAGCTTTCTGTTAAGTATAGTTTACTTTAATTAGCACCAAAAAGAGCATCACGACAGACAAATCAACAAAGTTTCCTTTTCTGGATTTCCAAGATTTGCCATGAgctaaaaaagatttttttaacgTTAACCCAACAAATTATGTAGATAACTTTTTTCTGGATCACATATTAATCAAACACTATCTATTAACAAACCAATGTGAAAGAAATCCTTAGGCGGTACCTTTTTCTTCTTCAACATAATTTTGGCTGCTGCCTGCAGGAGAATTTATTGCACCAATGAAGAATTAAAAGATTCACCATCCAAAACTTGCAAAGTCAATTCCAGAAGGTACAAGAACACAAACCTGTGTGCAAAGGAAAACACCAGTAAGATTCAGGTCAATGACTTCCTGCCATTGTGATTTTTTCATTCGCATCAACAGAGTGTCCCGTGTAATTCCTGGAAGCATTAATGTTTGGTCTCCATTAGAAAATATTAGAAGCAAACAGATCAAGTAGTGAAATCCTAGGAACCTGCATTGTTGACTAAAATGTCAACCGTTCCCCATGTATCAACTGCCTGAAGAATCACATATGCCATAAAATCAGCCAAAGATTAGGTTTATAGATTTGTTGAATATATGCAATGTTCTTGACTAACAGTTTTTATCATAGATTCCACATCAGCTTCTTTGGAAACATCTCCACCAAAAGTAATGGCTTGACCACCGTATGCATCTATCTGCAAAGTACATCAAACATCAGGAATATGCAAACAATGTTAAAAAAATTTGTTAAGTGCATTGTTAAAAAATTTATGCTGCTCGTTACTTTAGAAACAGTACCCTAACCCTTTAAGAGTCATGTATCAGTGTATCATCGTCATATTTCTGTGTAAAGATTAATTTTGATGACACACGAAATATGCACTCACCAGTCAGACCACATGCCAATACATTGTATGCCACATGCTGACTAACAATCGAACATTTTTCCCCAGTAGTATTCCAGGCTACATAATAACATAGTTGTACGTGGTTGTATATACCAACCACCAGTATCATGGTGTATATAACAATCACCAGTATTCAGATCCTAATTTTCATTTATCACATACCAACCTTAAAAGTTTTTGCTGGTTGTATAACTTATATATAGAATGGATCTGAAACAAAACTAACAAGAGTTAAAATGAtttctgacaaaaaaaaaaactattaagaagaaaattttgttttcttggcACAAAGAAGCAAATGCGACAAATGATGAAGAAATTGGGAAACCCCAGACAATCATAGTGAACTTTCCTCTGAattgaatagaaaataaaatttgtaAAAGATAGGCAATATGGACCTACTTCTTTGGAGACTTCTTCAGCTTCCTTTGATGATCGTGCATAATTCACGAGAACCTGAATCAAATAGAGAATTATGCGATAGAAATTCAGAAAATCTGTTCAGCAATAGAACTACAATATGAATTTTTGCATAGTTATATGAATTACACATTCATGACATTTACAATACAGTAGAGATAACTCAATGAACTTTTAAAGCCCATGAAACGATTTCTTTGGTACCTTACAAAGCATGACAATTGTCTTTTAACAGAAATGTAAGTTCTAGGTTCGAAGTCGCAGTACAGCAAAAGAAATGATCATTCAACATGTTGTCAAGATGTAGATATATCTcataaaaattttcaaaattctgatatatatcaaaataatatttcAGTTTTTATTTTTGGCCCCATCCTAATTCCTGCTCTACAGCACCTAGGCCAATCCCAATTCTAGTCCTATGATCTTGGTAGAAACCTTGTATATGACAGACAATTATGACAATAACCTCGGATACAAGCTAACATGAGAAAGCGAGTTTGCTCGGTTGCATGAAGTTGGTACACACTAAAAGCAACAAAGAGAAACATAAAATAGCAAGTTATTTATCTATTACAGTAGAAAATAGAATGTCTGGTCTTAATAGTTAATTCTATCAGTAGGCACACATCTTATATCAACTGACCTTGCAACCAGCTTTGCCTAGTGTTAAAGCTATCGCTTTTCCTATACCTCTAGACGCTCCAGTAACAATGACAACAGGTGCTTCCACTTTTTGAGCCTCTGTAGTAATTGACTGTTCAACAGCTGCAACATACGTCCTTACACCTGTAAATGTCATTAATAGATGGACCAAAGGTATCAACATGGTCATCGTTAAAACTAGCTACTTGCGATGGAAGCATTAAGAAGAATAAGTAATAAAAAGCAGCTGTCAGAATTTGCCTATAAACAGATTTTTTTCTATTAGAAATTATCATGCTGAACTCGATTCCAAATCCGTTGATCAAAAACAAAAAGCACCGGAATATGGAATTGATGGAATGGCATTAGGCATTTAAaagaagaagtttttttttttttgaactaaagccaaaaaaatcaatttttcttttaagTCCACGATAGCATCGCTTTGATCTATTCTTTTAATTGCCAAGTGTCGTTACTCATAACTTGTCAGATTGTTCTTTAATGAATGAAGAACGAGATTGAGACTtgttaaaattgataattattctTGAAAACCCTTAGGACACCATCATCTATTTAGCATTTTGCAGATGGACATGATCTAAATCACATCTCCAGAGTTATACACCTTTTTCGTTCTCCTAATCGGGTCAAGAGAAGGAAACGGTTACCAGAGAAGGCGACAGTTCTATCAGGTCTGGAGTTGGAGTTGAGGGACAGCGACATGGCGACGAATCCATGCCTGGACATCGGAAGGAAGCTGTGGAGGTTCGCGGACCTCCGGAGAGGACCGGATCTGACGGGGATCAAAGAAAGGCCGGTGAAAGCAATGGAAGACGCCGCCATCACAGATCTGGAGAGCGCCAGAAGGCGAGAAGAGAGACCGGATCCGTAGGGACGGACGGTTGCCAGAGAAGTGGAGTAGGAATGAACTAAAAAGGCGAGGTCGCGTCGGAATTCTTGGAATCCCCGAAGGCGAAGGAGACAGAGTTGGGGGTTTTGGAATGGGTTTGGGTGGGGTTCGACTCGAACCGTGAGGCGGTCGGCCCGTTTCGGTTGCTTCCTTTACGTCAAGATGCGCGAAAGATCTGATGTCTTAATCGACCACATCCGTTTGTCGAGTTTATTTAGACAAGCCTCACGTAATTGTCGAGCAGTCTGCGGGTGTACTCTCTTAAGAGCATTGTTATGTTATAGACACGATATAGTTGATAATGTCTTAAGAGCATTGTTATGTTAGCTGAGGATGATGAAAGTGCAATGGATACGATGTTAAAATATCAATCACCTAAATATCGAGATGTCGATTATAAAATGCTTATGTGCTAGCATGCTTATGACTATCGATTACATATTGTTAAGGTGTCGACTATTTAGTACTGAAGTGTCGATCACTTGATGATACAGTGTCAGTCACTAATGATGATGTAACGTTGAGGTATCGATTATATAGCATCGAGATATTTACCACGTTATTATTTTCATACTAGGTATCGAACTAATGATGATGTAGATAATGTATTATTCGAATATGTATTCATTACATTCAGTATTTCAACATCCAAAATAATAGTATAAAAATAagtgttttttttaaaaaaaatattcaaatatttaatttcatcaaaaaaatattcttttgtctaaataatttttttttaatataataactaGAGCAACCAATAATTATGATACGACAAGATAGTCAAAATTGTGATTGCTATACATCTCTAAAGATGGACCTTTCAAGATATCTATGGCAAAGATGGTGACCGCCTCACTGCTAATTTGTTGAACGGATCTCAACCTAAAACTAGGGTTGCTAGAGCTCCCATCGCTCCCCTCACTCACCGAGCGACCCTTTTATCGCTCTACATTTGCATCGGCATCAATGCAAATGCAAAGTGATGCTGCTCGCCAACTACGTCGATGCCAACACAAATGGGTCATATGTTGTTTGAGCCGGGTCGATAGCTAAGGAAACCCAACAACTCGATCCAAGGGAGGCAGACCATGGCGTCCACGACAAAGCACGCTGCCTTACATGAGCCGTACAAGTCGAAGAGCCAGAATCGATCATGTTGCCCTCTATGGCACGACGTTGAGCACTAACCAGAGCTCATCCATGTCATTGCTGTCGTGCGAGAGGCCATTGGAGCATAGGGCGAGCATAGCTACGAACGAGTCGAGGGAGGAGGGAAAGCACTTCTTGCATATGGTGAAGAGTTTCGAGTGGGTGGGAGTGGACCACGAGAGGGAGGGGGTGGGTAGAGGCGTCCTTGACTATGGTGGGGTGGGAGAGGGATTTGGGGATTTTAGGACGTTGCTCCCAGGAGAATGGGGTGGTAGAGGAGCGAGGGGATGGGGAGCAGCCACCATCTACATCAACGCCAACATAATTTGTAAGTGGCAATTGCATCTGCATCAGACGATGTGGTCGATGGTATATTCCTCATGGAGGCGAGTAGCGTCGGAGGCAGTTAGACAATTGTATCAATATCGATGCTAGTGACACCGTCGTTTGTTACTACCGATGCCGAGattatcttttttatctttttatttttatatttttatcaataaaactaatattattacggtaaatatatataaatattttatttttataattatacaaatattaatatatattttttaaaaatataagaatcgaaATGTTAAAGATAACAAACTATATGCAATCTATAATTTAGTTGGATCGCTGGGTCTGCTCTCGAGAGTTGCCGCGCGGCGTTTAGGTCCGATTCCAACTTCTCCGAGTTCACCGAGTCGACCCATTGGGCTCATATAAAAGACAAAAGCGACAAAAAAGCCGAGGCGGTCTGCGCGGGAAGTCAGACGACGAGCGAGCCCTAGGGTTTCCGCTTCTGCCACTGACGACGTCACTGGCCGAGCCAAGCCGCCTCCTCTCGCTGGTACTGTTCTCTCCGTCCCTCTCCGCCCCTCTCCGCCCCTATCTTCTCCTTCCGTTTCCTCTTGTCTCTTCTACGTCTGTATCATCAGAAGGTCTCCTACCCTCTCTGGTTCTCTTCTCTCCGCTTTTCGCCTTCACTGTCCCGTCTCCTCCCCTCTCTCGTTATGTCTTATCTTCTCCTCTCTgatgatatatatgatgaaatcgcCAATTGTTTGCATTCACATGTTCAGATCTTGCGGTACCATTCAGCCTTCGTGTTGATTCTTGGATGGTGTTAGTGTTTTGACTTACCGAGAGAAGTACTTCCTTTCTGTGTCCTTCAGTTGTCTGAGTTGGTTCATTCAATTCCATTGTGTTTTAATTCAACaacttcaaatattctgttaataTCCTGTCAAGAGCTGGACTTATCTAAGTGAAGTAACTCAAATGCATACTAAGTGttcctttttcttattatatttgcaCACTTGTTCATGTACTAGTGCATATAATTGGTTTAGGCGAGTCATTTCATATAATCTCTAATGTGTAGTTCTATATTTGCCTCCGAGGTTTATCCATGTGCATAGCTTATAACACCTCTTATTGTGAAAAGGGTTATTGTATGCCTTTTATCTGTCATGGATCAGAAACTAAAAAACATGCATTTGATCGAggttaaaatatatttaattattacaATAAAATATCATCATTGATGTGAATGACCACTGTTTGCCTTAAATGAGTATCATTCCTGAATCGAGCTACTTGAGTGGAGAGACCAATTGAACTGGTGTAAACCTGAAAGAAGAGCACACAAAGCAATGAAATTAGTATTCATTCTTACAAATAAGAGATTCTGCATTAACTTTAATAAAAATGCAATTATTAACCGAAGAATATATGGGAGTTACTAATATCAACAAAAGAATtgtatataaatttatttatttatgtgcaTCTTACAATCTAAGTTTGCAACCCTTTTCAATCCTAGGTAGGAAAACTGAGTTTGACAACACCTCATGCTAGTGAATTGGTTATTAGTTATTACATatgacttcctttttcttttttgcttcttgGCATTCATGCAACTAGCTTGTTTTCATTGCTCTCCATTATGCCTAAAACCATGCTACTTCATTCTGACTGAATCCTGATATTGATAACTATTTGCATTCATGTTTATGTATGTCATAGCGGACTGACTATTCTGGTTGTGTCTTGATATTGTGGTAGCATATTAGCACTGAGCACAGGCATGTGCCAAGACTGATGCTCGCATATAGCTGTTAATGTTATATCCAGGTGACTGGAGTGGCAATGACTTATGTCGTATTATTGGTACATGATGAATTGGGTGCTTGAATACACGCTGCTAGATGATTATCAGCTTGCCCATGTTCCCTGGCAATGAACTCGCTGATTTTGAGATATAGCCATTAGATTCAAAATATATACAAGTTTCTTGCTGGAAATTTTGGTAGCTCACTAGTAATGTGAAAATTGGTACATTAGTGTTTTACATATGGTACCAGAAAAAGTGTGTGCTGTCACAGGGTCACTTGCAAGCACGTAAGTCGACTACAACTTGgttaaaataaattatgatatagATCGGTGATGGCTTTTTATGCTCATCAAAAGGCAACTCTTCTTTCTGTGATGACAGGTTTTTCTTGGTCAACTAGCTTTTGTTCTTCAGATGACATACTGCATCATTCTATTTTCTATGCTTGATGTTCTTGTATTAAGCTGAGATTTTCTCCAGTTGCAAAAGTTGTGACTAGGAGCAGAGATGCACATGTCTAGTTTTTGCAGTTGCAAATGATGTTTAAGGTCCGCTCTCAAGAAAGCAACATGCAAGTTTGTTGGCATGCACGCACCATGTATGTCACTGTGCATCTTGAGATATAGTTATGATTCTCCTA
Coding sequences:
- the LOC103997193 gene encoding 3-oxoacyl-[acyl-carrier-protein] reductase 4, whose protein sequence is MAASSIAFTGLSLIPVRSGPLRRSANLHSFLPMSRHGFVAMSLSLNSNSRPDRTVAFSGVRTYVAAVEQSITTEAQKVEAPVVIVTGASRGIGKAIALTLGKAGCKVLVNYARSSKEAEEVSKEIDAYGGQAITFGGDVSKEADVESMIKTAVDTWGTVDILVNNAGITRDTLLMRMKKSQWQEVIDLNLTGVFLCTQAAAKIMLKKKKGRIINIASVVGLVGNIGQANYSAAKAGVIGFTKTVAKEYASRNINVNAVAPGFIASDMTAKLGEDIEKKILQTIPLARYGQPEEVAGLVEFLALNSASSYITGQVFTIDGGMVM